A portion of the Sphaerochaeta pleomorpha str. Grapes genome contains these proteins:
- a CDS encoding FadR/GntR family transcriptional regulator, translating into MIMPIASETKSTMIANQLEEMILSKKFKAGESLPSQHKLAQQFSASSRSVREAFKNLEAKGLIQVQQGKKAMVKSNNLDQFVESLSMSMISKQAPDRKLLSDLMQVRTTVEVSATRELSRDPNRMLIVRSLDRCCSKMEQLLPTMENTKDTESIKQFKQVEFEFHTALIRSNDNVILNSIYENLSPQLYTALDRLPETYNEQKKKVNEYRYLVEALENGQTDLAVALTLVNLTNIKDKFETLDI; encoded by the coding sequence ATGATAATGCCAATCGCATCGGAAACGAAATCTACCATGATTGCCAACCAGCTCGAAGAGATGATCCTGTCTAAAAAATTTAAAGCAGGGGAATCCCTTCCAAGCCAGCATAAGCTTGCACAACAATTCTCTGCAAGCAGCAGGAGCGTTCGTGAGGCTTTCAAGAACCTTGAGGCAAAAGGACTCATCCAAGTCCAACAGGGAAAAAAAGCAATGGTCAAAAGCAACAACCTTGACCAATTCGTTGAATCGCTGTCCATGTCCATGATCAGCAAACAGGCCCCTGACAGGAAACTCCTTTCCGATCTCATGCAGGTACGGACCACCGTAGAGGTTTCGGCAACCAGGGAGTTGTCCCGCGACCCGAACAGAATGTTGATCGTAAGGTCGCTCGATAGGTGTTGTTCGAAAATGGAACAGCTTTTGCCAACCATGGAAAATACCAAGGATACAGAATCCATCAAACAGTTCAAACAAGTTGAGTTTGAATTCCATACAGCCCTGATCAGATCAAATGACAATGTCATCTTGAACAGTATCTATGAGAATCTTTCCCCGCAGCTGTACACTGCCCTCGATAGACTTCCCGAGACCTACAACGAACAGAAAAAGAAAGTCAATGAATACCGCTATCTGGTCGAAGCCTTGGAAAATGGACAGACAGACCTTGCCGTCGCCCTGACCTTGGTCAACCTGACCAACATAAAGGACAAGTTCGAGACTCTCGATATCTAA
- a CDS encoding FadR/GntR family transcriptional regulator, producing the protein MNYISETKASRIASTLEEMILDNRLKSGAFLPSQQVLADQFKTSSRPIREALKLLEAKGLVTITQGRRAQIKSNSLNQYVESISTTIINKQTNPGKLLRNLMQVRITIATSATRDFSRIETKDLHLAKLWRSANQMESALPLIYQKDAQGLKQFQDAENEFNRTLISANDNQILSSIYENLAPLLDSALLSLHFSASQLEKRAKNYSYLCEALQNGQPDLAVALVLVTLTTLQNKVNDKFPDESAVAYA; encoded by the coding sequence ATGAATTATATTTCTGAAACAAAAGCTTCAAGAATCGCATCAACCCTTGAAGAAATGATTCTAGATAATAGACTTAAAAGCGGAGCATTCCTCCCTTCCCAACAAGTGCTTGCCGATCAATTCAAGACATCAAGCCGTCCTATCCGGGAAGCACTCAAACTATTGGAAGCAAAAGGACTGGTCACCATTACCCAAGGCCGAAGGGCTCAGATTAAAAGCAACAGCCTCAACCAATATGTTGAATCGATTTCGACAACGATAATCAACAAACAAACAAATCCCGGGAAATTGCTTCGCAATCTTATGCAGGTTCGAATAACGATTGCAACGAGCGCTACACGTGATTTTTCTCGTATTGAGACCAAGGACTTGCATCTTGCCAAGCTTTGGAGATCTGCAAACCAAATGGAAAGTGCACTTCCTTTAATCTACCAAAAAGATGCACAGGGCCTCAAACAGTTCCAAGATGCTGAAAATGAATTCAACCGTACCCTCATATCTGCAAACGACAATCAGATACTTTCCTCCATCTATGAAAACCTTGCCCCGCTTCTCGATTCTGCTCTGTTGTCGCTTCATTTTTCTGCTTCGCAGCTTGAAAAGCGTGCTAAGAATTATTCTTATCTCTGCGAAGCCTTGCAGAACGGACAGCCTGACCTTGCCGTTGCCTTGGTCCTGGTAACTCTCACGACCTTGCAGAACAAGGTGAATGACAAGTTCCCCGATGAATCGGCTGTTGCCTACGCATAA
- a CDS encoding purine-nucleoside phosphorylase encodes MDKLLEKLQEAAQYIESKIGTDPVEIGMVLGSGLGDLAEVIENPIYVAYSEIPYFPVSTVSGHKGRLVIGMLEGKKVLCMQGRFHYYEGYGMDEVVFPIQVMHTLGIDNLLLTNAAGCVNKEWKPGDLMLISDHIKIMGDNPLRGPNYEELGDRFFDMSNAYDKDLRQVARGCAKAMGLELREGVYQLFAGPSFETPSEVKFARLCGADAVGMSTVPEAIVASHMRMKVMGISCLTNMAAGILEQPLNHKEVLETGEKVKESFSLLVRSITKAWPL; translated from the coding sequence ATGGATAAACTCTTGGAAAAATTGCAGGAAGCTGCACAGTATATTGAATCGAAAATCGGAACAGACCCTGTAGAGATCGGCATGGTTTTGGGTAGTGGGCTTGGCGATCTTGCAGAGGTGATAGAAAACCCCATATATGTTGCTTACAGTGAAATCCCTTACTTTCCGGTTTCTACCGTTTCCGGACATAAAGGAAGGCTGGTTATCGGAATGCTGGAAGGCAAAAAGGTTTTGTGTATGCAAGGCCGTTTTCATTACTATGAAGGATATGGAATGGATGAAGTGGTATTCCCTATCCAGGTAATGCATACCTTGGGTATCGATAATTTGCTTTTGACAAATGCCGCCGGGTGTGTGAACAAGGAATGGAAACCAGGGGATTTAATGCTTATCAGCGATCATATCAAGATAATGGGTGACAACCCTCTCCGTGGCCCCAATTATGAGGAACTGGGAGATAGGTTCTTTGACATGTCCAATGCCTATGACAAGGATCTTCGCCAGGTTGCCAGAGGTTGCGCCAAGGCTATGGGGCTTGAGCTCAGGGAAGGTGTCTACCAGTTGTTTGCAGGTCCTTCTTTTGAAACACCCTCCGAAGTAAAGTTTGCCCGTCTTTGTGGGGCAGATGCAGTTGGTATGTCTACGGTACCCGAGGCAATAGTTGCAAGTCATATGAGAATGAAGGTGATGGGTATCAGTTGTCTTACCAATATGGCAGCCGGGATACTTGAACAACCTTTGAACCATAAGGAAGTCCTGGAAACGGGCGAGAAGGTTAAAGAATCCTTTTCTTTGTTGGTCCGTTCCATTACAAAGGCTTGGCCACTTTGA
- a CDS encoding ABC transporter ATP-binding protein, with protein sequence MGKQIIELAHATVRRLGTNILDDISFSVNEGEHVAIIGPNGAGKSTLVQVISEEIHPLYNPLSKRLLFGKDHWEVLELRKNLGIVSQSLQFLCNSSYSGWEITASGFFSSIGLDFHHRITTEQATKIEESLRFFDAWKLRDKQINRLSSGEARRILLSRACVHDPKVMLLDEAVANLDFPSRHQYRKELQLLDKKGKTIILATHELSEIIPEIERVIVMKQGKIIQDGPKTEIIREDILSDIYGAKVFVDQREGLFTAWC encoded by the coding sequence ATGGGGAAACAAATCATTGAACTTGCACATGCAACGGTACGAAGATTGGGAACCAATATCCTCGATGATATCTCCTTTTCGGTGAACGAAGGGGAACATGTTGCGATAATAGGCCCAAATGGAGCTGGGAAAAGCACCTTGGTGCAGGTAATCAGCGAAGAAATACATCCCTTATACAACCCTCTCTCAAAGAGGCTTCTTTTTGGCAAAGACCACTGGGAAGTGCTGGAGCTCAGGAAAAATCTGGGAATTGTCTCGCAATCACTCCAATTCCTCTGCAACAGTTCCTATAGCGGGTGGGAAATAACGGCATCGGGGTTCTTCAGTTCCATCGGTCTGGACTTCCACCACCGGATAACGACAGAACAGGCTACCAAAATAGAAGAATCCTTGCGTTTTTTTGATGCCTGGAAGCTCAGGGACAAACAAATAAATAGGCTTTCCTCCGGGGAGGCAAGAAGGATCCTTTTATCGAGAGCCTGCGTCCACGACCCCAAGGTCATGCTCCTTGATGAAGCAGTCGCAAATCTTGATTTCCCTTCAAGGCACCAATACAGGAAAGAACTTCAATTACTGGATAAGAAAGGAAAAACCATTATTCTTGCCACCCATGAATTGAGTGAGATTATTCCAGAAATTGAACGGGTAATTGTCATGAAACAAGGAAAGATTATTCAGGATGGGCCAAAAACAGAGATTATCAGAGAAGATATCCTCAGCGATATTTATGGAGCAAAGGTTTTCGTCGACCAGCGTGAAGGCCTTTTCACTGCTTGGTGCTAG
- a CDS encoding ROK family protein, with translation MKFSQPSTARTYNRLRVLNVLSLQKTCSRADIARILNLNKPSTSEIVDNLLLEGLLEERGKKETSNGRRPTTLVLKKDALLVLAVDMGSKNTSVALADLDGNLLRFERFPTGQRPKAQELCYSVIKSCLRMTRLATSPIVGLTVAVNGIIGEDRKTLVSNDLWEWKDVPLAQAIEANTHIPTILVHNVEAMVNAERWFAKEEGQNFLYINWAEHIGSAWVTDNNISAQHARFGHLSVASTGLCRCGNIGCLETVAAGWALSEKNENKTVKQLCSEPSDHGSNDLLAACTAMAKALVQACTITGCQKIILGGGISNIGDNYLQFLSQEYARQAHSRQTEVQINRSQLGDKAGLLGSVATALDTWVFQRALIRTLDQNEIH, from the coding sequence ATGAAGTTTTCGCAACCATCAACTGCACGCACCTATAACCGGCTTAGAGTCCTTAATGTTCTTTCCCTGCAAAAGACATGCAGCAGGGCCGACATTGCCAGAATCCTGAACCTGAACAAACCCTCGACAAGTGAAATTGTCGACAACCTTCTTCTTGAAGGGCTCCTTGAGGAGCGGGGGAAAAAAGAAACGTCAAACGGAAGACGTCCCACTACTCTTGTCTTGAAAAAGGATGCACTTCTCGTCCTTGCCGTGGATATGGGAAGCAAAAACACCTCCGTAGCGCTAGCTGACTTGGACGGAAACCTTCTCAGGTTCGAACGATTTCCCACCGGGCAACGACCAAAAGCCCAGGAGCTCTGCTATTCGGTTATCAAATCCTGCCTGCGCATGACCCGGCTTGCGACAAGTCCTATCGTCGGCCTCACCGTGGCAGTAAACGGAATAATCGGCGAAGACAGGAAAACCTTGGTTTCAAATGATCTCTGGGAATGGAAAGATGTACCATTGGCGCAGGCTATAGAGGCTAATACCCATATACCCACAATACTGGTGCATAACGTAGAAGCCATGGTCAATGCAGAAAGATGGTTTGCCAAAGAGGAAGGGCAAAATTTCCTGTATATCAACTGGGCCGAACACATTGGCAGCGCCTGGGTAACAGACAATAACATAAGCGCTCAGCACGCTCGGTTCGGACACCTGTCTGTGGCATCTACCGGTTTATGCAGGTGTGGCAATATCGGGTGCCTTGAGACAGTAGCCGCAGGATGGGCCCTTAGCGAAAAGAATGAAAACAAAACAGTAAAGCAGCTATGCTCCGAACCCTCTGACCATGGATCAAACGACTTACTGGCAGCTTGCACTGCCATGGCAAAGGCTTTGGTCCAGGCTTGTACCATTACCGGTTGTCAGAAGATCATCCTGGGAGGGGGGATTAGCAACATCGGTGACAACTACCTCCAGTTTCTAAGCCAAGAATATGCCAGGCAGGCACATTCCAGGCAAACAGAGGTACAGATCAACCGTTCACAGCTCGGAGACAAGGCTGGTCTGCTTGGCAGCGTGGCGACTGCTTTGGATACCTGGGTCTTCCAACGTGCCCTTATCAGGACATTGGACCAAAACGAAATACACTGA
- a CDS encoding ABC transporter permease, with protein MWITLTRIFPYAIAYTIPLLVTSLGGLYSERSGVTNLGLEGLMLIGYFSSALTIKLVQVYSITLALPLGLLAAVIAGGLFSLLHAFASINLKADQIISGTAINMLAGALTVYLARTISGSGNIRILMGIIRKDVPFLSKIPVIGPLLFSQSYWTTWLCLLIWGLSWVLLYKTSFGLRLRACGEHPSAVASAGINVHRMRYFGVVMSGALAGLGGGVILVTYSGEFNGTVAGLGFLAIAALIFGQWKPLGILGATFFFGIATTIANVSQVIPSLDVVPPAIFKIFPYVATLLALVLFSKHSAAPKASGEPF; from the coding sequence ATGTGGATAACACTCACCAGAATTTTTCCCTATGCAATTGCTTATACGATTCCCTTGCTAGTCACTTCGTTAGGTGGCTTGTATAGCGAACGAAGCGGTGTTACAAACCTTGGGCTGGAAGGCTTGATGCTCATCGGATATTTTTCTTCTGCCCTTACCATCAAATTGGTACAGGTCTATAGCATTACCTTGGCTCTTCCCCTGGGATTGCTGGCTGCTGTTATTGCCGGTGGGCTTTTTTCCTTGTTGCATGCTTTTGCATCAATCAATTTGAAAGCTGACCAGATTATCAGTGGAACCGCAATCAATATGTTGGCCGGTGCTTTGACGGTCTATCTTGCAAGAACCATTAGCGGAAGCGGAAACATCAGGATTCTGATGGGCATAATCCGAAAGGATGTTCCTTTCCTATCCAAGATTCCTGTTATCGGGCCTTTGCTTTTCAGCCAAAGCTATTGGACAACCTGGCTATGTCTGTTGATCTGGGGCCTTTCCTGGGTTCTCCTCTATAAGACCTCGTTTGGCTTGCGCTTACGCGCCTGTGGAGAACATCCGTCAGCCGTAGCTTCTGCAGGTATAAACGTACATAGAATGAGATATTTCGGGGTAGTCATGAGCGGAGCCCTTGCAGGGCTTGGTGGCGGCGTAATTTTGGTCACCTATAGTGGTGAATTTAATGGAACCGTCGCAGGTCTAGGCTTTTTGGCAATCGCCGCCTTGATTTTTGGGCAATGGAAACCCCTTGGGATTCTCGGTGCCACATTCTTTTTCGGCATAGCAACCACAATTGCAAATGTTTCCCAGGTTATTCCTTCTTTGGATGTTGTACCTCCTGCCATATTCAAAATATTTCCATACGTGGCGACCTTGCTGGCTTTGGTCCTTTTCTCAAAACATTCTGCGGCTCCAAAAGCTTCAGGAGAACCTTTCTAG
- a CDS encoding metallophosphoesterase family protein, translating to MKILCIADETDPLIYSKNLASRYGYVDLVVSAGDLPLKYYEYVISVLNKPLYFVFGNHNLEFLTQFTSHANTINQYGYADGKGMMQFLPAFGGDYTDGKVVYDKKRNLIIAGLGGSMQYNKGRHQFTEKEMFWRMCKMIPHLLWNKVFHGRYVDILLTHAPPLGINDDVDRCHRGFSTFLAFMDWFKPKYLLHGHVHLIDSNANRYGVYKQTKVINVFQSFILDDPSLGKDL from the coding sequence ATGAAGATCCTCTGTATTGCAGATGAAACCGATCCTTTGATCTACTCAAAGAATCTTGCATCCCGCTATGGTTATGTAGACCTTGTGGTTTCTGCAGGTGATCTTCCGTTGAAATATTATGAATATGTCATTTCAGTCCTGAATAAGCCGCTGTATTTTGTATTTGGTAACCATAATCTGGAATTCCTCACCCAGTTTACATCCCATGCAAATACGATCAACCAATATGGGTATGCCGATGGGAAAGGCATGATGCAGTTCCTCCCTGCTTTTGGGGGGGATTATACCGATGGAAAGGTCGTGTATGATAAAAAACGCAATCTCATCATTGCAGGCCTAGGTGGTTCTATGCAATACAACAAAGGTCGCCACCAATTTACCGAGAAGGAAATGTTCTGGAGAATGTGTAAGATGATCCCCCATCTTCTGTGGAATAAGGTTTTTCATGGGCGGTATGTCGACATCCTTCTTACCCATGCCCCTCCTTTGGGGATCAATGATGATGTAGACCGGTGCCATCGTGGGTTTTCTACTTTCTTGGCTTTCATGGATTGGTTTAAACCAAAATATCTTTTACATGGGCATGTGCATCTGATAGATTCGAATGCCAACCGTTATGGTGTCTATAAACAGACCAAGGTTATTAATGTTTTTCAGAGTTTTATACTCGATGACCCTTCGCTCGGAAAGGATTTGTGA
- a CDS encoding SDR family NAD(P)-dependent oxidoreductase, producing MKTILVTGGASNLGSALCRAFVKRGDRVICTYSHNRFGAENLQSELGDHLVIAEMDVLSQESVTNLFQSLSSLDVLVNNSGVFTVAEQEKLPVEDWDKVFDTNVKGMFLVTQKAIPLLRKSGEGAIINIASINAFHPGFGGTAHYDASKGAVVSYTKSLAAELGPYIRVNAVAPGLLDAPSLHDDTNPIKTVFENRASLKRLVQAHEVADCVLFLSSATAITAETVVVDCGYSVG from the coding sequence ATGAAGACCATTTTGGTAACCGGTGGCGCCAGTAACTTGGGCAGTGCCCTGTGTCGCGCCTTTGTGAAAAGGGGGGATCGAGTCATCTGTACCTATAGCCATAACCGTTTTGGTGCAGAGAACCTGCAATCAGAGCTTGGGGATCATTTGGTTATCGCCGAGATGGATGTGCTCTCGCAAGAAAGCGTAACGAACCTTTTCCAAAGTCTTTCCTCTCTTGATGTATTGGTGAATAACAGTGGGGTGTTTACGGTAGCTGAGCAAGAAAAGCTTCCCGTGGAAGACTGGGACAAAGTATTCGATACAAATGTCAAAGGTATGTTTCTGGTAACCCAGAAGGCAATCCCTCTGCTCAGAAAGAGCGGTGAAGGTGCGATAATCAATATTGCATCGATAAATGCCTTCCATCCGGGTTTTGGAGGAACCGCCCATTACGATGCCTCCAAAGGGGCTGTGGTTTCCTATACCAAGAGCCTTGCTGCCGAGCTTGGCCCCTATATACGGGTAAACGCGGTAGCCCCTGGATTACTTGACGCCCCCTCGCTTCACGATGATACTAATCCCATAAAGACGGTTTTTGAGAATCGGGCAAGTCTCAAGAGACTGGTTCAGGCTCATGAGGTTGCCGATTGCGTTCTGTTTCTCTCATCTGCAACAGCGATTACCGCTGAGACCGTGGTCGTGGATTGCGGATATAGTGTGGGGTGA
- a CDS encoding ABC transporter permease, with translation MKERKTRELKSNAFLVAISAVVLGLIAGAILMASIGSNPFEGFLYLSKGALMNIERIGNTLATSTTLMLVGLSVAFAFKTGLFNIGAAGQMLIGGLCATLVAHHVFLPRPLFLAVLILSALLGGALWGVIPGFLKAKFNVHEVVATIMMNWIAYWSIYYFVPAYLKGPSLETESASIAISQSLRAPWLTKLFNGSYMNLGLLVAIVSVLIIKFILDKTTLGFELKAVGSNRFCAEYAGIKVNRNVIISMMIAGGLAGLAGLTYYTGYSRNMQIGVMPSQGFDGIAVALLGASNPIGVVFSSVFFGILQSGKGFMNAMTSVPPEIADTIIAVIIYFTATSVLFKRMWDGLFHRIQMKNEKKGLDLKENEKKPEEVK, from the coding sequence ATGAAAGAACGAAAAACCAGAGAATTGAAGAGCAACGCCTTCCTTGTTGCCATCAGTGCCGTGGTGCTTGGCTTGATTGCAGGTGCCATATTAATGGCTTCTATCGGAAGTAATCCCTTTGAAGGGTTTTTGTACCTGAGCAAAGGCGCTTTGATGAATATCGAGAGGATTGGCAATACCCTTGCCACCTCGACAACGCTGATGCTTGTGGGCCTTTCTGTTGCCTTTGCTTTCAAGACCGGGTTGTTCAACATTGGGGCTGCAGGACAAATGCTAATAGGGGGTCTGTGTGCGACACTGGTTGCCCATCATGTATTCCTTCCGAGGCCGTTGTTTTTGGCAGTTCTTATACTGTCAGCCTTGCTCGGGGGGGCTCTGTGGGGCGTTATCCCAGGGTTTCTCAAGGCAAAATTCAACGTGCATGAGGTTGTTGCAACCATCATGATGAACTGGATTGCCTATTGGTCTATTTATTACTTTGTACCTGCTTATCTCAAAGGACCTTCTTTGGAAACAGAGTCTGCCAGTATTGCAATTTCACAGTCATTGAGAGCCCCTTGGCTAACCAAGCTATTCAACGGTTCCTACATGAACCTAGGGTTATTGGTGGCAATCGTATCGGTACTTATCATTAAGTTTATCCTTGACAAAACAACCCTTGGCTTTGAATTGAAAGCAGTCGGTTCGAATAGATTCTGTGCAGAATATGCAGGTATCAAGGTAAACCGGAACGTAATTATTTCCATGATGATCGCGGGAGGCCTTGCAGGTCTTGCAGGTCTGACCTATTACACAGGGTATTCGAGGAACATGCAGATCGGCGTTATGCCTTCACAGGGGTTTGATGGAATTGCCGTCGCCTTGCTTGGGGCAAGCAATCCGATCGGGGTCGTGTTCAGCTCGGTGTTCTTTGGAATTCTGCAGTCGGGAAAGGGTTTTATGAATGCCATGACCAGTGTACCTCCCGAAATTGCAGATACCATTATTGCAGTAATCATTTACTTCACAGCTACCAGTGTATTGTTCAAGAGAATGTGGGATGGTTTGTTCCATAGAATCCAAATGAAGAATGAAAAGAAAGGGCTGGATTTGAAGGAAAACGAAAAAAAACCAGAGGAGGTGAAGTAA
- a CDS encoding flavodoxin family protein: MKRCSIIIHSVSGNCFIIGSYLKELMEQRSVDARLYRVEDPDLHIWANKQETTNDFYEDILALPVASLSTLLKSDMVILGSPTRFGNITAEMKTFLDTTLPLSKERSLETKFFACFTSCSHSTCEGAHTLNALIYWSQNMGMLHIPYGVHEEIENLDQPVAGIVHLAGKEDSIRPSEQLGQEMEVYADILSAYIQE, encoded by the coding sequence ATGAAACGGTGTTCGATAATTATCCACAGTGTAAGCGGCAACTGTTTTATCATTGGTTCTTACTTGAAAGAATTGATGGAGCAAAGGAGTGTTGACGCCCGGCTTTACCGCGTTGAAGACCCTGATTTGCATATCTGGGCAAACAAACAGGAAACTACAAATGATTTCTACGAAGATATTCTAGCCTTGCCTGTAGCAAGCCTTTCCACCCTACTTAAAAGTGATATGGTAATCCTCGGAAGCCCAACAAGGTTCGGAAACATTACAGCAGAGATGAAAACCTTTCTCGACACTACCTTGCCACTGAGCAAGGAGAGAAGTCTGGAAACCAAGTTCTTTGCCTGCTTTACTAGCTGTTCCCACTCAACCTGCGAGGGTGCCCATACCCTCAACGCCTTGATTTACTGGTCCCAGAATATGGGAATGCTGCATATCCCTTATGGAGTCCACGAAGAGATCGAGAACTTGGACCAACCGGTTGCGGGCATTGTTCACCTTGCGGGGAAAGAGGATTCCATCAGGCCAAGCGAGCAACTCGGCCAGGAGATGGAAGTGTATGCCGATATACTCAGTGCCTATATTCAGGAATAG
- a CDS encoding transcriptional regulator gives MGTNFFSQANEDFEKARSRGRMQSLMSSLAWKNSDLLSLYAVTELIKPKNETYLGMRTIPIAKIIGSEGRYHDFSLAFYPKKELLRSRWQSIDRASKQYIILPPISVYKLGDWYFVRDGNHRVSVAKTQGVEFIDAEVVELDTEIPLEPGLTMRQLRKRVVEYERKRFIDQYEPTYLPMEQIVFSGPGSYPELVNHILVHKYYINQEKTEEISFKEAAVSWYTNVFQPIVDEIRREKILSAFRGKTEADLYMWIVRHWDNLKYTSGSEEVSIASAASDYKLRYGKSFLTHISEKFLQLFSRKRH, from the coding sequence ATGGGAACCAATTTTTTCTCTCAAGCCAATGAAGATTTTGAAAAGGCACGTAGCCGTGGAAGGATGCAGTCTTTGATGAGCAGCCTCGCTTGGAAAAACTCTGACCTGCTTTCTTTGTACGCGGTAACTGAACTGATAAAGCCAAAGAATGAAACCTATCTTGGTATGAGAACCATTCCGATTGCAAAAATTATCGGAAGTGAGGGGCGGTACCATGATTTTTCCTTGGCTTTCTACCCAAAAAAAGAGCTCTTGCGTTCTCGGTGGCAAAGTATCGACAGGGCCTCAAAGCAATATATAATCCTTCCCCCTATTTCAGTGTACAAGTTAGGTGATTGGTATTTTGTCCGGGACGGAAACCATCGGGTTTCTGTAGCCAAGACCCAGGGAGTGGAATTTATCGATGCAGAAGTTGTCGAACTTGACACAGAAATCCCTCTGGAACCCGGTTTGACAATGCGGCAACTGAGAAAGCGAGTGGTAGAATATGAGCGAAAACGATTTATTGATCAGTATGAACCAACCTATCTACCGATGGAACAGATTGTTTTTTCGGGACCAGGATCATACCCAGAGCTCGTAAATCATATTCTGGTTCATAAATATTATATAAACCAAGAAAAGACTGAAGAGATAAGCTTCAAGGAAGCTGCCGTCTCCTGGTACACCAATGTGTTTCAGCCAATAGTTGATGAGATTCGTAGGGAAAAAATACTATCTGCGTTTAGGGGAAAAACCGAGGCTGACCTCTATATGTGGATAGTCCGGCATTGGGATAACCTGAAATATACCAGTGGGAGTGAAGAGGTTTCCATTGCCAGTGCCGCAAGTGACTACAAATTACGGTATGGAAAATCTTTCCTCACGCATATCTCAGAGAAATTCCTGCAACTATTCTCAAGAAAACGGCACTAG
- a CDS encoding cupin domain-containing protein, with translation MIDDAQSLIEKLGLQRLEGEGGFYRKIITHRKGSEILGGTIYYLITPQSFSSLHWLPTEELWYFLQGSPLQQLILYPDGRHSLALLGPVDHQQSPVTIVPGGCFQGTKLLGNEGYALCATTMCPPYDPKSYIQGTKDLLADYPACKVLKDFLSEDMQ, from the coding sequence TTGATTGACGATGCACAGTCTCTTATAGAGAAACTTGGACTTCAAAGACTTGAAGGGGAAGGTGGGTTCTACCGGAAAATAATTACCCATCGCAAAGGGTCCGAGATCTTGGGTGGTACTATCTATTATTTGATTACTCCCCAGAGTTTCTCTTCCCTCCATTGGCTTCCTACCGAAGAGCTCTGGTATTTTCTCCAGGGCTCTCCCTTGCAGCAGTTGATACTCTACCCGGATGGCCGCCATTCCCTTGCTCTCTTGGGTCCGGTTGATCACCAGCAGAGTCCTGTGACCATTGTGCCTGGGGGATGCTTCCAAGGAACGAAGTTGCTGGGAAATGAAGGGTATGCACTCTGTGCGACAACTATGTGTCCTCCGTATGACCCAAAGAGTTATATACAAGGAACCAAGGACCTCTTGGCAGACTATCCTGCCTGTAAGGTCTTAAAAGATTTTCTTAGTGAGGATATGCAATGA